In the Lysinibacillus sp. PLM2 genome, one interval contains:
- a CDS encoding dihydropteroate synthase, translated as MLSKYSKPIILNNIELDYRKETFVMGILNVTPDSFSDGGKYNSVQAAVQHAKEMVANGAKIIDVGGESTRPGYTRISDEEEISRIVPVIKALREEVPVIISIDTYKSAVARAAIEAGAHMVNDIWGAKSDPEIAKVAAELKAPIILMHNRDNTSYTNYFEDFLNDLKESIEIAKRAGVPDEHIILDPGIGFVKNLQQSIETMQRLDELVEIGYPVLLATSRKRMIGTILNLPLDERVEGTAATCAFGVMKGCHIVRVHDVKEIARTVQMIDALMGKVIIQDELPDRH; from the coding sequence ATGTTATCTAAATACTCTAAACCAATCATTTTAAACAATATTGAACTAGATTATCGGAAAGAAACGTTTGTTATGGGTATCCTAAATGTAACACCAGATTCATTTTCTGATGGAGGAAAATATAACTCAGTACAAGCAGCAGTTCAACATGCAAAGGAAATGGTGGCTAATGGTGCCAAAATAATTGATGTTGGTGGTGAGTCAACTCGTCCGGGATATACAAGAATTTCGGATGAAGAAGAGATATCACGTATAGTACCTGTAATAAAGGCTTTACGAGAAGAAGTACCTGTAATTATTTCAATCGATACATATAAATCAGCAGTTGCTCGTGCAGCTATTGAAGCAGGAGCGCACATGGTAAATGATATTTGGGGTGCAAAAAGTGATCCGGAAATAGCAAAGGTTGCCGCAGAATTAAAAGCCCCCATTATTTTAATGCACAATCGTGATAATACATCTTATACGAATTATTTTGAAGACTTTTTAAATGATTTAAAAGAAAGTATAGAAATTGCAAAACGAGCTGGTGTGCCAGATGAACATATTATTTTAGATCCAGGCATTGGGTTTGTGAAAAATTTACAGCAGAGCATCGAAACAATGCAAAGATTAGACGAGCTAGTTGAAATTGGCTACCCAGTATTGCTTGCGACTTCTCGTAAACGAATGATTGGTACTATATTAAATCTACCTTTAGATGAGAGAGTAGAAGGAACTGCTGCAACTTGCGCCTTTGGTGTAATGAAAGGATGCCATATCGTTCGTGTACATGATGTAAAAGAAATTGCACGTACTGTTCAGATGATAGATGCCCTAATGGGAAAAGTTATAATACAAGATGAATTACCAGATAGACATTAA
- the folA gene encoding 7,8-dihydroneopterin aldolase: MDYIHLRDMQFFGYHGVLKEENVLGQRFRVSVTLALKTEKAGISDNLEDTVSYVGVYDICKDIVEGKPFKLIEAVAESIAKKVLTDYEGQVFGVKVEVIKPDPPIPGHYKEVAVEIVRGHYHE; this comes from the coding sequence ATGGATTATATACATTTACGAGATATGCAGTTTTTCGGATATCATGGCGTATTAAAAGAAGAGAATGTTTTAGGTCAACGATTCCGTGTTTCTGTAACCTTGGCATTAAAAACTGAAAAAGCAGGAATATCTGATAACTTAGAAGACACTGTTAGTTATGTTGGTGTTTATGATATTTGTAAGGATATTGTAGAAGGAAAACCTTTCAAATTAATTGAGGCAGTTGCAGAATCCATTGCAAAAAAAGTACTAACGGATTATGAAGGTCAAGTTTTTGGGGTAAAAGTTGAGGTCATTAAACCAGATCCTCCTATACCTGGACATTATAAAGAGGTGGCAGTAGAAATAGTAAGAGGGCATTATCATGAATGA
- the folK gene encoding 2-amino-4-hydroxy-6-hydroxymethyldihydropteridine pyrophosphokinase, whose translation MNDVYLSLGTNIGNREQNLKLAVKLLQESKSVKIKAVSSIYETAPVGYVDQPSFLNIAIFLQTSNSADEMLKICQSIEIKLGRVREIRWGPRIIDLDILLFNNDNIGVENLIVPHPRMYERAFVLVPLIEIATQPLSEQLLLAKQRVESMDLAKEGIHLWKSTENLQKFIEIEE comes from the coding sequence ATGAATGATGTTTATTTATCATTGGGGACGAATATCGGCAATAGAGAACAAAACTTAAAACTAGCAGTAAAGCTTCTTCAAGAGTCTAAAAGCGTGAAAATCAAGGCTGTTTCCTCTATATATGAAACGGCACCAGTAGGATATGTGGATCAGCCATCTTTTTTAAACATCGCTATTTTTTTGCAAACATCAAACTCAGCTGATGAAATGCTGAAAATATGCCAATCTATTGAAATTAAACTAGGCCGCGTTCGTGAAATTCGATGGGGTCCTCGTATTATAGACCTTGACATTTTATTATTTAATAACGACAATATTGGAGTTGAGAACCTAATTGTTCCTCATCCGAGAATGTATGAACGTGCTTTTGTTCTAGTTCCTTTAATAGAGATTGCTACACAACCTTTATCAGAACAGCTTCTATTAGCAAAGCAGCGCGTAGAAAGTATGGATCTTGCAAAGGAAGGTATCCATCTTTGGAAATCAACAGAAAACCTTCAAAAGTTTATAGAGATAGAAGAATAA
- a CDS encoding tRNA-dihydrouridine synthase: MTSQDKPFQIGDIIMDNRVVLAPMAGVCNSAFRLTVKEFGAGLVYAEMISDKGLVQRNQKTLDMLYIDEREYPLSLQIFGGEKDTLVEAAKYVDQNTNANIIDINMGCPVNKIIKCEAGAKWLLDPNKIYEMVSAVVDAVKKPVSVKMRIGWDEDHIFAIENAQAAERAGASAIAMHGRTRVQMYEGKANWEVLKEVKKNIKIPFIGNGDVETPQDAKRMLDEVGADAVMIGRAALGDPWMIYRTVHYLETGELKPEPSVSEKMDVCLLHFERLMQLKGESIAVREMRKHASWYLKGIRGNGKIRNTINQIETAAELRLLLNNVVELLEETSDQQAEAI, translated from the coding sequence TTGACTTCACAAGACAAGCCATTTCAAATTGGCGATATCATCATGGATAATCGTGTTGTGTTAGCACCGATGGCCGGAGTTTGTAATTCCGCCTTCCGTTTAACTGTTAAAGAATTCGGAGCAGGTTTAGTATATGCGGAAATGATCAGTGATAAAGGTTTAGTCCAACGCAATCAAAAAACATTAGATATGCTATATATCGATGAGCGAGAGTATCCTCTCTCATTACAAATTTTTGGTGGGGAAAAGGATACGTTAGTTGAAGCGGCGAAATACGTTGATCAAAATACGAATGCAAATATTATCGATATTAATATGGGTTGCCCAGTTAACAAAATTATTAAATGCGAAGCAGGTGCAAAATGGCTGCTCGATCCAAACAAAATTTATGAAATGGTATCAGCTGTAGTGGATGCAGTGAAAAAGCCAGTTAGTGTAAAAATGCGTATTGGATGGGATGAAGATCATATATTCGCAATCGAAAATGCTCAAGCTGCAGAGCGTGCTGGTGCTTCTGCTATCGCTATGCATGGTCGTACACGTGTACAAATGTATGAAGGTAAAGCGAACTGGGAAGTTCTAAAGGAAGTTAAGAAAAACATTAAAATACCATTCATCGGCAATGGCGACGTAGAGACTCCGCAAGATGCTAAACGTATGTTAGATGAAGTAGGTGCTGATGCTGTAATGATCGGCCGAGCAGCACTAGGAGACCCATGGATGATTTATCGTACGGTACATTATTTAGAAACAGGGGAATTAAAACCTGAACCTTCCGTGAGTGAAAAGATGGATGTATGTTTACTTCACTTTGAACGATTAATGCAATTAAAAGGTGAAAGTATTGCAGTTCGTGAAATGCGTAAGCATGCCTCATGGTATTTAAAAGGCATTCGTGGTAATGGTAAAATTCGTAATACAATTAACCAAATAGAAACAGCTGCAGAGTTACGACTTTTATTAAATAATGTAGTAGAACTATTGGAAGAAACATCAGATCAACAAGCAGAAGCGATTTAA
- the lysS gene encoding lysine--tRNA ligase — translation MSNIEELNDQLLVRRQKMTNIRESGLDPFGSRFERTHLSNEVLEQFKELTKEQLEEELHEVIIAGRIMTKRGKGKAGFAHIQDLGGQIQIYVRKDHVGDDAYDLFNQADLGDIVGIRGNVFRTQVGELSVKAEEFTFLTKALRPMPEKFHGLQDVEQRYRQRYLDLMTNAESKETFITRSRIIRSIRNYLDAQGYLEVETPLLHTIAGGAAAKPFITHHNALDMDLYLRIAIELHLKRLIVGGLEKVYEIGRVFRNEGVSTRHNPEFTLLELYGAYLDYQDIMELTENVISHVAQDVLGTTTIKYGEDEINLAPGWKRVHMVDAVKEATGVDFWQPMTKEEARELANKHNVEVKDVHEVGHIINEFFEQKVEESLVQPTFVYGHPVEISPLAKKNPEDPRFTDRFELFIVRREHANAFTELNDPIDQKERFEAQLAEKEAGNDEAHDMDRDFIEALEYGMPPTGGLGIGIDRLVMLLTNAQSIRDILLFPTMRHKD, via the coding sequence GTGTCAAACATTGAAGAATTAAACGACCAACTTTTGGTGAGACGCCAAAAGATGACGAATATTCGAGAAAGTGGTTTAGATCCTTTTGGTAGCCGCTTTGAACGCACACATCTTTCAAATGAGGTATTAGAACAATTTAAAGAACTCACAAAAGAACAGTTGGAAGAAGAACTACATGAAGTCATTATTGCCGGAAGAATCATGACGAAACGCGGTAAAGGTAAAGCTGGGTTTGCACACATTCAAGATCTAGGTGGTCAAATTCAAATTTACGTTCGCAAAGATCATGTTGGTGATGATGCATATGACTTATTTAATCAAGCAGATTTAGGTGATATCGTTGGTATTCGAGGCAACGTCTTCCGCACGCAAGTAGGCGAACTATCTGTAAAAGCAGAAGAATTTACGTTCCTCACTAAAGCATTGCGTCCAATGCCTGAGAAATTCCATGGCTTACAGGATGTTGAACAACGCTACCGTCAGCGATATTTAGATTTAATGACAAACGCCGAGAGTAAAGAAACTTTCATTACACGTTCTAGAATTATACGTTCTATACGTAATTATTTAGATGCTCAAGGATATCTTGAAGTTGAAACGCCATTATTACATACAATCGCTGGCGGTGCAGCTGCAAAACCATTCATTACACACCATAACGCATTAGATATGGATTTATATTTACGTATCGCAATTGAGCTTCATTTAAAACGTTTAATCGTTGGTGGATTAGAGAAAGTATACGAAATAGGACGTGTATTCCGTAACGAAGGTGTATCTACTCGTCATAATCCAGAGTTCACATTATTAGAATTATATGGTGCTTACTTGGATTACCAAGACATTATGGAATTAACCGAAAATGTTATTTCTCATGTAGCACAAGATGTACTTGGTACAACAACGATAAAATATGGCGAAGATGAAATCAATTTAGCGCCAGGCTGGAAACGAGTGCACATGGTGGATGCAGTAAAAGAAGCTACAGGTGTTGATTTCTGGCAACCTATGACGAAGGAAGAAGCTCGTGAGCTTGCCAATAAACATAATGTAGAAGTTAAAGATGTGCATGAAGTAGGTCACATTATTAATGAATTCTTTGAACAAAAAGTTGAAGAGTCATTAGTTCAACCTACTTTTGTATATGGACATCCTGTTGAAATTTCTCCACTTGCTAAGAAAAATCCAGAAGACCCACGCTTCACAGATCGTTTTGAATTATTTATTGTTAGACGTGAGCATGCAAATGCCTTCACTGAATTGAATGATCCAATCGATCAAAAAGAACGCTTTGAAGCACAATTAGCAGAAAAAGAAGCTGGTAACGATGAAGCCCATGACATGGACCGTGACTTTATCGAGGCTTTAGAATATGGTATGCCGCCAACAGGTGGTCTAGGTATCGGAATTGATCGTCTAGTTATGTTATTAACAAACGCACAATCAATTCGTGATATATTACTATTCCCGACGATGCGTCATAAAGATTAA